In a single window of the Fusarium falciforme chromosome 3, complete sequence genome:
- a CDS encoding T-SNARE coiled-coil-like proteiny domain-containing protein, with protein MAVASIQDRTSEFKSVLAQAQRKQAASKVSSQRRSLLTDAQKNAANGNADGRPRRSDFARKAAEIGRGISATMGKLEKLAQLAKRRTLFDDRPVEINELTFVIKQDLSSLNQQIGALQTLSKSQHPKADQEGEHNKNVVYLLQGKLTDVSVNFKDVLEERTKNIQASRSRTENFISSVSQHAQPSIQQSASPLYGTPARNSPAPGQDTLSLNPVGDQQLLMMEEAQPTNTYIQQRGEAIEAIEKTISELGSIFGQLATMVSEQSEMIQRIDANTEDVVDNVEGAQRELLKYWSRVSSNRWLIAKMFGVLMVFFLLWVLVSG; from the exons ATGGCTGTCGCATCTATCCAAGACCGAACCTCCGAGTTCAAGTCGGTGCTTGCCCAGGCGCAGCGCAAGCAGGCCGCCTCCAAAGTCAGCTCTCAGCGCCGGTCTCTGCTGACCGACGCGCAAAAGAATGCCGCCAACGGCAATGCTGACGGCCGGCCGAGGCGATCTGACTTTGCCAGGAAGGCAGCCGAAATTGGCCGAGGCATCTCGGCGACTATGGGCAAGCTGGAAAAGCTAGCACAAT TGGCGAAGCGACGTACCCTGTTCGACGACCGGCCAGTCGAGATCAACGAACTCACATTCGTTATCAAGCAAGATCTGTCATCTCTCAACCAGCAGATCGGTGCCCTACAGACACTCTCCAAGAGTCAGCACCCGAAGGCCGACCAGGAGGGCGAGCACAACAAGAACGTCGTATATCTGCTGCAAGGCAAACTGACTGATGTCTCGGTCAACTTCAAAGATGTCCTGGAGGAGAGAACCAAGAATATCCAGGCTTCGCGATCAAGAACGGAAAACTTCATCTCGTCAGTGTCGCAGCATGCGCAACCATCTATCCAACAGTCCGCCTCGCCGCTCTACGGAACACCCGCCCGTAACTCGCCAGCTCCAGGCCAAGACACGCTCTCCCTTAACCCCGTGGGCGACCAACaattgttgatgatggaggaggcccaaccaaccaacacaTACATCCAACAACGAGGAGAGGCAATCGAAGCGATCGAGAAGACGATTAGCGAACTAGGCAGCATCTTTGGACAACTAGCGACCATGGTATCGGAGCAGAGCGAGATGATCCAGCGCATCGATGCCAACACCGAGGATGTGGTGGACAATGTTGAGGGAGCGCAACGAGAGCTTCTCAAGTACTGGTCTCGAGTATCAAGCAACAGATGGCTGATTGCCAAGATGTTTGGTGTGCTGATGGTATTCTTTTT GCTCTGGGTTCTTGTGTCGGGCTAG
- a CDS encoding D-galacturonate reductase gives MAPTSFKLNNGQEIPAVGLGTWQSAPGQVEAAVTFALKDGYKMIDCAYCYGNEEEVGAGLKAAFDAGVKREDIFIVTKVWATYNTRCELALDKSLKALGLDYVDLFLVHWPLLLNPEGNHDKFPTKEDGSRDVIRSYNHVDGWKQMEKLPATGKTKGVGVCNYSKRYLEELLPHATIIPAVNQIENHPSLPQQEIVDFCKEKGIHIEAYSPLGSTGGPVMTAEPVVKIAEKKGVSASTVLLSYHVARGSTVLAKSVTPERISANKTIVDLDADDMKLLNDYSDDLTKKGELKRYVYPPFGVDFGFPDKS, from the exons ATGGCTCCCACCAgcttcaagctcaacaacGGCCAGGAGATTCCTGCCGTCGGTCTCG GCACCTGGCAGTCCGCCCCCGGTCAGGTCGAGGCCGCTGTCACCTTCGCTCTCAAGGATGGCTACAAGATGATCGACTGCGCCTACTGCTACGgcaacgaggaggaggttggcgCGGGCCTCAAGGCTGCTTTCGACGCTGGCGTCAAGCGCGAGGACATCTTTATCGTGACCAAGGTCTGGGCTACTTACAACACCCGCTGCGAGCTGGCTCTCGATAAGTCCCTGAAGGCTCTCGGTCTCGACTACGTTGATCTCTTCCTGGTG CACTggcctcttctcctcaaccCTGAGGGTAACCATGACAAGTTCCCCACCAAGGAGGACGGTTCCCGAGATGTTATCCGATCTTACAACCACGTCGATGGCTGGAAGCAGATGGAGAAGCTGCCCGCTACCGGCAAGACCAAGGGCGTTGGTGTCTGCAAC TACAGCAAGCGAtacctcgaggagcttctaCCTCATGCCACCATCATCCCCGCCGTCAACCAGATCGAGAACCACCCTAGCCTTCCCCAGCAGGAGATTGTCGACTTCtgcaaggagaagggcatcCACATCGAGGCCTACAGCCCTCTCGGCAGCACTGGCGGTCCCGTCATGACCGCTGAGCCCGTTGTCAAGAttgccgagaagaagggtgTCTCTGCCTCTACCGTCCTCCTCAGCTACCACG TCGCCCGTGGCAGCACTGTCCTCGCCAAGTCCGTCACCCCCGAGCGCATCTCCGCCAACAAGACCATCGTCGACCTCGACGCCGACGACATGAAGCTCCTCAACGACTACTCGGACGACCTCACAAAGAAGGGTGAGCTGAAGCGATATGTCTACCCTCCCTTCGGTGTCGACTTTGGCTTCCCCGACAAGTCGTGA
- a CDS encoding PKS-ER domain-containing protein: MATERVRASVLHGEKDLRIQERELPQPASNEVQVAVQSTGLCGSDLHYYNHFRNGDIIVREPLTLGHESAGTVVAVGSDVTHLVVGDRVALEVGLPCEACELCGEGRYNICRGMKFRSSAKANPHAQGTLQEKINHPAKWCHKLRENVSLDLGALVEPLSVAMHARDRAALPKGSTVLVLGAGAVGLLAAAVAKADQAKTVIIADILKDRVDFATSNGFADASVVVPMERPQTIEDKLAYAQKVAAMVKETQVNGEAVGEVTAVYECTGVETCVQTAIYATKPGGKVMIIGMGTPILTLPMSAASLREVDLIGVFRYANTYRQIIDLLNNPPAGMPDISCLVTQRYKGLDRIEEAFKMAGKIKDESGNLVIKVVVDTSSNGDSPRL, encoded by the exons CTCCACGGCGAGAAGGATCTCCGTATT CAAGAGCGAGAGCTTCCCCAGCCTGCCAGCAACGAGGTCCAGGTCGCCGTCCAGTCCACCGGCCTCTGTGGCTCCGATCTTCATTACTACAACCACTTCCGCAACGGCGACATCATCGTCCGTGAGCCCTTGACCCTTGGCCATGAGTCCGCTGGTACCGTTGTGGCTGTCGGTTCAGACGTCACCCACCTTGTCGTCGGAGACCGCGTCGCTCTCGAGGTTGGTCTGCCTTGTGAAGCCTGTGAGCTCTGTGGTGAGGGTCGGTACAACATTTGCCGTGGCATGAAGTTCCGTAGCTCAGCCAAGGCGAACCCTCATGCCCAAGGAACTCTCCAAGAGAAGATCAACCACCCTGCCAAGTGGTGTCACAA GCTGCGCGAAAATGTCTCCCTAGATCTCGGCGCTCTCGTTGAGCCTCTCTCTGTCGCCATGCACGCCCGAGACCGCGCTGCTCTCCCCAAGGGCTCAACCGTCCTGGTTCTCGGTGCTGGTGCCGTCGGTCTCCTCGCAGCCGCCGTCGCCAAGGCTGACCAGGCCAAGACCGTCATTATCGCAGATATTCTGAAGGATCGAGTTGACTTTGCTACCTCCAACGGTTTCGCTGACGCTTCCGTGGTTGTCCCCATGGAGCGCCCCCAAACTATTGAGGACAAGCTCGCCTATGCTCAGAAGGTGGCCGCTATGGTCAAGGAGACTCAAGTTAACGGAGAGGCTGTTGGGGAAGTTACAGCTGTCTACGAGTGCACTGGTGTCGAGACCTGTGTGCAGACTGCCATCTAT GCCACCAAGCCCGGCGGCAAGGTCATGATCATCGGAATGGGCACCCCCATCCTCACCCTCCCCATGTCCGCCGCCTCCCTCCGCGAAGTCGACCTCATCGGCGTCTTCCGTTACGCCAACACCTACCGCCAGATCATCGACCTTCTCAACAACCCACCCGCCGGCATGCCTGACATCAGCTGCCTCGTGACCCAGCGCTACAAGGGCCTGGACCGCATCGAGGAGGCCTTCAAGATGGCAggcaagatcaaggatgaGAGCGGTAACCTTGTGATAAAGGTTGTTGTCGATACTTCGAGCAATGGGGACTCTCCCCGGCTGTAG